The following coding sequences are from one Onychostoma macrolepis isolate SWU-2019 chromosome 24, ASM1243209v1, whole genome shotgun sequence window:
- the zic1 gene encoding zinc finger protein ZIC 1 has translation MLLDAGPQYPTIGVTTFGSTRHHSTGEVTDREVALGINPFADGMGAFKINHSSHDLGSGQTAFSSQAPGYAAAAALGHHHHPTHVSSYSTAAFNSTRDFLFRNRGFGDATSAQHSLFASAAGSFAGPHGHSDAAGHLLFPGLHEQAATHASSNVVNSQMRLGFSGDMYGRAEQYGHVASPRSEHYASTQLHGYGPMNMNMAAHHGAGAFFRYMRQPIKQELICKWVEPEQLTNPKKSCNKTFSTMHELVTHLTVEHVGGPEQSNHICFWEECPREGKPFKAKYKLVNHIRVHTGEKPFPCPFPGCGKVFARSENLKIHKRTHTGEKPFKCEFEGCDRRFANSSDRKKHMHVHTSDKPYLCKMCDKSYTHPSSLRKHMKVHESSSQGSQPSPAASSGYESSTPPTIVSPSTENQSSSSISPASSTVHHTSSHSTLSSNFNEWYV, from the exons ATGCTCTTGGACGCAGGACCACAGTATCCCACCATTGGAGTGACTACTTTCGGCTCCACCAGACATCACTCAACAGGCGAAGTTACAGACAGAGAAGTAGCTTTGGGTATCAATCCGTTCGCCGACGGTATGGGCGCTTTCAAAATCAACCACAGCTCCCACGACCTCGGCTCTGGGCAAACGGCGTTTTCCTCGCAAGCGCCCGGCTACGCCGCCGCCGCTGCCCTGGGACACCATCATCACCCCACTCATGTCAGCTCGTACTCCACCGCCGCCTTCAACTCCACTCGGGACTTTCTCTTTCGCAATCGGGGCTTCGGAGACGCCACGAGCGCGCAGCACAGTCTATTCGCCTCCGCCGCTGGAAGTTTCGCCGGACCACATGGACACTCTGACGCCGCTGGGCACCTGCTCTTCCCGGGACTGCACGAGCAAGCGGCCACGCACGCGTCCTCCAACGTGGTGAACAGTCAGATGCGCCTGGGCTTTTCCGGGGACATGTACGGCAGGGCCGAGCAATACGGTCACGTCGCGAGCCCCAGGTCCGAGCACTACGCCTCAACGCAGTTGCACGGCTATGGCCCCATGAACATGAATATGGCTGCCCATCACGGGGCAGGGGCCTTCTTTCGCTACATGAGACAGCCCATAAAGCAAGAGCTCATCTGCAAATGGGTCGAACCAGAGCAGCTGACTAATCCGAAAAAGTCCTGCAACAAAACTTTCAGCACCATGCACGAGCTCGTGACCCACCTGACGGTGGAGCACGTTGGGGGACCGGAGCAGTCGAATCACATTTGCTTTTGGGAAGAATGTCCCCGGGAAGGGAAACCGTTTAAAGCAAAGTATAAACTTGTGAATCACATCAGAGTGCACACCGGAGAAAAACCGTTTCCGTGTCCGTTCCCCGGCTGTGGAAAAGTATTTGCCCGATCGGAAAATCTGAAAATCCATAAAAGAACACACACCG GTGAAAAACCTTTCAAGTGTGAGTTTGAAGGCTGTGACAGACGCTTTGCGAACAGCAGTGATCGCAAGAAACACATGCACGTCCATACTTCTGACAAACCGTATCTCTGCAAAATGTGTGATAAATCCTACACACATCCCAGCTCCCTCCGGAAACACATGAAG GTTCACGAGTCGTCGTCTCAAGGATCCCAACCCTCCCCGGCAGCCAGCTCCGGCTACGAGTCCTCCACGCCGCCCACCATCGTGTCCCCTTCCACAGAAAACCAGAGCAGCAGTTCCATATCACCAGCATCATCCACAGTTCACCACACGAGCAGCCACAGCACCCTTTCGTCAAATTTTAATGAATGGTacgtgtaa